gcctgaccaatatggtgaaacctcatctctactaaaaatacaaaaattagccaggcgtggtgtcatgcacctgtattcccagctacttgggaggctgagacaggagaattgcttgaactcaggagatggaggttgcagtgagccaagattgtgctgcactccagcctgggagacagagcgagcctctgaatgccaagaataaatttttaaaattcaactccAAAACCCCACTGGTTATccatacaaagaaaaacaaaatatttttactccTTTCTACCCTCTGGTGGTTACACATTACAATCAAAGTTTGTCATTTTTGAAGCCCTGGATAGGATGGCCATTTATCAATCCCTTTAGAAGTTattattatctctctctctttctttttttcttttttttgaaacagagtcttgctctgtcgcctaggctgaagtgcagtcgtgtgatgtcagctcactgcaacctccgcctactaggttcatgcaattctcctgcctcagcctcccaagtagctgggattataggtgcccaccatcatgcccagctaatttttgtatttttagtagagacagggtttcgccatgttggccaggctggtctcgaactcctgacctcaagtgatctgcctgccccagcctcaacaaagtgctgggattaccggcctgAGCCACCTTAAGAAATTCTACCAACACAAGATTTAACTAAAATCatgttagattaaaaaaataagaagtccTCTCCACTTcttgaaaattaatttaatcctcatggcAATATATTAATGAGaagatatacatttataatttcctTACACTTCCACACAGTCATCTATACTGGTACTCTACCTGTCCAATCAAGTTCTGATTCTATAGTAACAGATGCCATAAACAAGGGTTGTTCtgccttctcttttgttttccttgcttgtttacgtgtgtgtgtgttgtgctgTTGTTGCTGCCACTGACATCTAAAATCTGTCCTCCTTCTGCTAAGTTTTATGTCCTCTCACTAATTGCCTCTTCTTCAAAGTAAGACAACGGcaaccaaaaatgttttctgttccttgttTTTTCTCCATCTCAACATCAGAGGCCTCAGCCTGGGGGAAATAGTACCTGACTTGGAAATGCACTCCCCACACCACCATTTCAACCAACCTCAAATCATTTTTGAAAAGGTGtcaatagccgggcgcggtggctcacgcctgtaatcccagcactttgggaggccgaggcgggcggatcacaaggtcaggagactacggtgaaaccccgtctctactaaaaatacaaaaaattagctgggcgcggtggcgggcgcctgtagtcccagctactcaggaggctgaggcaggagaatggcgtgaacccgggagacggagcttgcagtgagccgagatcgcgccactgcactccagcctgggcgacagcgtgagactccgtctcaaaaaaaaaaaaaagaaaaaaaaaaagaaaaggtgtcaATAAAGACATTTGGGCACACTGTACCCTCACCCCTCTACGTTTTGTCCCTTTGCACATTCCCCTTGTCTTAGgcatctttcttcctttctacctCCAGTTGACCTCAGTGGGAGCTGGTTCGTTTCAATTCACCCCACTTTGTCACCAGCAGCTTTGGACTCAGCCATTCTCACCCAGAGTTGGACATCACAGACTACCTACTGAGGGGCAATAACTGAAGCCAGGGCCTAGGTCCTAACCCACACGGGAAAGAACTGCTGTCCAGAATTATACCATGGGTTGGCATTCTCTGTATATATTTAATCTTGAgataattaggccaggcacgctggctcacacctgtaatcccagcactttgggaagccgaggcaggcagatcacttgaggtcaggagtttgagaccagcctggccaacacggtgagaccctacctctactaaaaatacaaaaattagccgggcgtggtggtgagtgcctataatcccagctacttgggaggctgaggctgcagaatcacctaaacccaggaggcagaggttgcagtgagcgaagatcatgccactgcactccagcctgggcaacagagggagactcagtctcacaaaaaataataataataataataaatcttgagataatttaattttagtaTCATCCCTGAAAACAGCTGATTCCAGTCAGGAACTGGGCTAAATAAATTGTCTCTGGgtcgggctcggtggctcatgcctgtaatgccagcactttgggaggccaaggtgggaggatcaattgagcccaggagtttgagaccagcccgggtaatgtagggagaccctgtctttattttatttatttatttacttacttacttattttgagatggagtcttgctctgtcacccaggctggagtgcagtggcatgatcttggctcactccaacctcttcctcctgggttcaagccattctcctggctcagctgccccagcagctgggattacaggtgtgtgccaccatgcccagataatttttgtatttttagtagagacagggtttcatcatgttggccaggcttgtctcaaacccctgacctcgtgatccacctgcctcagcctcccaaagtgttgggattacaggtgtgagacaccgcgcaCAGccgaccctgtctctattttaaaaaagaaaagaacgaaTGAAAAGAGCGAAAGAATGAACGAAAGAAAGAACAtactgaagaaagaagaaaaaaagaaagaaggaaagagggaaggaagggagggagggagggaaggaaaagaaaagaaagagaagagaacaagagaaagaaaggaggaaggaagggagagaaggaaggggaaaaagaaagagaaaagaagaaaaagaaaatcagtccaagcgtggtagctcacgcctgtaattccagcactttgggaggccgaggcaggtggatcacctgaggccaggagttcgaaaccagtctggccaacatggtgtaaccccgtatctactaaaaatacaaaacttagctgggcatggtggtacatgcctgtaatcccagctactcaggaggctgaggcaggagaattgcttgaacccggaggtgaaggttgcagtgagccaagatcatgccttgcacaccagcctggacaaaaagagtgaaactcttgtttccaaagaaaaagaaagaaaagaaaaacaaatcagccaggcgtggtggcgctcgccaatagccccagctacttgggaggctgaggtggaaggattgctggagctccagaagtcgaggctgcagtgagctggggtcGCGTCACAGCCTGGGAAACAttaactaccttttttttttttttttcctgagactgagtcttgctctgtcacccaggctggagtggtggcacaatctcggctcactgcagcctctgcctcccgggttcaaacgattttcctgcctcaacctcccgagtagctgggattacaggcacgcgccaccaggcccggctaatttcttgtatttttagtagagacggagtttcgccatgttggtcaggctggtctctaactcctgacctcgtgatccgccccactcagcctcccaaagtcctggaattacaggcgtgaaaacagcacccggcctaattaactttttttttttttttaaatcgtcTCTCTAAGGATAATAGAGACCGTTCCGGGGGGCGCGATTTCTGCAAAATCCCTGGGTCATTAATTCTCCAAGATTTGGGGTTAGAGTGGAATCAGTAAAGAAACTGAATTCAGAAACTGCCCAATGACCTCATTCCAGAACATCTCCGGTCTGAAGGGATTTCTAAATTAGCGATATGGGGGACCCGGTGTTAGCAGAGCCATCCAGAGACCTCTTCCTCTACGAAGCCTAGAGCGCTCCAAGCAGAGCCAAGGGCATCTGCTGCCTCTTCAAAGGGAAGATGGACATGACTCTTAACTGCCTTGGCACCCTCTCTACTACAGCATCCCTACCCTCTTTTTCGGTGTGTTTTCATCGAGTGCTGAGGAAGACGACAGCTTTCACAAGAATTCCTCCCCGGTGGGCCCTTCCCCCTGCCTCTTGCAGCCCAGCCATCTTCCCTCAGCCCTCAAGTCCCTCGAGACTTAGCCTCCCGCCCGAAGCGCTCCTCCTGCTCTGATTGGTTCTCCCGGGAGCCTTCGGCCAATGGGAATGACGTATTCGGCGGACGTAGCCCGAGGGCTCGGGAGGAGGAGGGGCGTAGGGTTCTGCGACGCGCAGCGCGCTAGGGCGGTGGCACGAGGTGTGTGGCGCTGGCCGCGTGGCCTCACAACCCTCGCTATCACCACCACCCAGTGCATGTGGGTGCCGAGGCCCGCAGAGATACAAGGGCGCCAGGGGCTGCCTGCAAAGTCTGTGCTGGTGGAGGTGGCCGTGACGGGAAGTCCTGAATTTGGGCCTCCCGGATCCCCACGCTCCATTCCCAGAAACCCTCGCGCCTAGAAATCTTTCTTCAAAGGAGTTGGGCCAGGGCGCCCAAGCGTGCGGGGCACCCCGCTTTGCAGGGCTCTCCCTGAAGCCCCGCTTTTTCCGCCAACACCGATTCCCTTGCTTCTGGGCGGGGAGGTGAAGCACTCAGTCGTTGGTCCACCTGCGCTTCTTTGCTCAGCCTCCCGACTCAACGCTGGACATTGAGAGGAAGCAAGGCAGGCTGGACAGAGGACAAGCACAGAGAGGGCAACAGGAGCAAAGTCTACCGCAAAGCTATTCCAGGTTGGGTCTGGGGGCAAGGCCGGGCGCTCGTGGATTGGGAAGCTTCCCCAGGGCCCTTGCAACAGCTGCCATCCTCCATCCACATCTCTCTTACTGGGAtgggaatttttaatttatttttttatttttaaatttatttatttatttatttattgagacggagtctccctctgtcgcccaggctggagtgcagtggctgtatctgcaacctccgcctcccaggttcaagcgattctcccacctcagcctcccgagtagctgggattacaggcgcctgccaccatgcccggctaattttcgtatttttagagacgggagtcaccatgttggctagactggtctcgaactcctaacctcaggtgatccacctgcctcagcctcccaaagtgctgggataacaggcgtgagccaccccgcccggccaaGCCTGCCTTCTCTTAATTTACCTTTTCACTCTTCTTTCCTGATAGTTTTGACGTGAACTGTTCGGACTCTCAGTGCTACCTGATAGAAAACTGCATTCCAGGAAAGGAACTCAGCTGTGCAGTGAGTGGGGGGGTTTCGATGCTAAAAAGCTGGACATAAACCTGAAGTCAGAATACTCAGTTTGTTTTGGGAGGGGTAAAATGCTTAACTATCCTTGCTCCATTGTTAGCCTGGTAATTAACTATACAAACCTAAAGGCCAAATTCTTTGCCTACTGCCAGGGTCAGTCAGGCTCACTTTGGTCAAGTACACCCAGCCAAGGGTGGCAATGTCCTCGGTTCTGTGAGAGACCTTCCCGCAGAGTCAGAGGCTTCTCTTCTTTATTGTGCACCCTCTGCTGGTTAGTGTGATACAGTGAGCTCAGAGAAAAGGTGCATAGGACTTACTAGAGATAATTTTATACCCAGTAGTATTTCCTTAAAAGTGTTAAATTGAAGATTATACCTATGGAGCTAGGATGTGGTGCTCAGGAAGAGTATGAGTAGTCAGCATTGTAGCAGTTGAGTCTCAGTGGTAATGGAAATGAGGAAGGTTGAaagataataatagctaccatttggGGCATGGTAGTTATTTTGTACCAGGCACTCACTGTGCTAAGCAACTTTACCTTCActgactcatttaatctttaaaacaaccCTAcaaggtaagtactattattccATTTCATGAATAGGaaagtgagactcagagaagttaggtCACCTGTGTGAGATTATACAGCTAGGCTAATAAATAGAGCCAAGACCCAAACCTAGGCTTATCTCTGAGCTCCCACATGTAACCACTATGATAATTTTCTTTCATGAGATATCCTTGGCACAATTTCTGGGCTGATGTTTACTCAACTCATATACTATTATCTCTCACGTTCAAAATTTCCCTGCCatttcaaagacaaaaaacaaattagataTAACCATGCCtctgaaatgtattatttcacCTACAGGAGTCTGATCTGTGAAAACCTAGGTTTGTTAAGACTCTGCAACATGTGCTCTCCTGCCAGTCCCAAAATCCTATACAGGAACCCCCGGTTCCTCAGGTTAGCTTTTCTGCAGCTTCATCACCAGCAGCAGAGTGATGTGTTCTGTGATGTCCTTCTGCAGGCAGAAGGTAAGAGACTGGTGGGAATTCAACTGAAAACTCACCACAGAATAAGATAAAACGAGTTCAGGGCCAGAGGGTAAAGGACAAAATCAGCAAAATGTTACTGCCTATGACCACTGTAAACTAGTTGGTAAAGGGCTGTTTGTTTCTAGGACAATTACTACTGTTTTCAAGAGTGAAATTGTgactttgcttctttctcttaaATAATGAATCTAATTGTAAAGTTTTATAAGCAGATAAATTCTATATAACATAGATAATATTCCAATGGGatggttgtgaagattaagaGTTAACGTGGgtaagcacttagaatagtgctttTAATGTACCAACCACAGTATGTGTTAGATGATActattatgttttcctttttttgagagtctcactctcttgcccaggcaggagtgtggtggcacagtcacagctccctgcaacgtccacctcctgggttcaagtgattctcatgccttagccttctcaagtagctgggattacaggcatgcaccactaggcccagctaatttttgtatttttagtagagatgaggttctgccatgatggccaggctggtctcaaactcctggcctcaagtgatccaccagcctcggcctcccaaagtgctgggattacaggcgtgagccaccatgtccaaccccattttcccattttcttttttttttgtttttgtttttgtttttgagacagcgtctcactctgtcacccaggctggggtgcaatggctcggtctcggctcactgcaacctccacctcccgggttcaagcaattctcccgcctcagcctcccaagtagctgggacaacaggtgcatgctaccacacccggctaattttttgtatttttagtagagatggggtttcactatgttggccaggctggtctcaaactcctgacctcatgatttgcccgcctcagcctcccaaagtgctgggattacaggcgtgagcctctgcgcctggcccgcttaattttttaatcttcaaattGATGACTTTTGCTGTTTGTtgctaaaactaaaaatgtatagCTTATTTCCACCCCTTCACTTCACACTGGAAATATTAATTCAGCATAAAGTAGACCCTGATATATAATGTACAAGGCCCAAGATTAGAAGACAGTTACTTAGTAACTGTCAAATGGGCAGGTAACTTCATCTCTCTGGggctcaatttcttcatttataaaaaaaaattatgataacCAATATTGTATACCACTCTACAGTTTGTGGAGTACATACAGTATAGTGTCTCATTTGATTCTAAGTCTTGTAAGAGAAGTCTTAGCTATATAGTTCCAATTCTACATAGGAATGAGTTGAGGACTacagttaagtgacttgcctgctGCTTCTCTTAGTAAGTGCAGAGCTGAGATTGACTATTTAATtccaaataaagaagaaaactatcaGTTGCCTGTTGTATGCTAAACACTGCTACCGTGGTCATACAAAAGTTCCTCCTCTTAAGGAAATCTTATAAGGGGAAGACATTCAAATATCCAGTGCATTCAAGTAACTgtgcaatatattaaaaatataattgggtAAGTATAGGCAGACTTAGGAGGATAAAAAAGGAACATCCTTCACAGACTTGAGGAGACTGGGAGACAAGGTTAGGGAACTTTTCTTGGAATAACCCCTTAGGTGAGATCTGAAGGACAAACAAGTGGGAGGAAGCAGGGAACAATTTTTCCTGGCAGAAAGCAGCATGTATATAGGTTCAGAGATGTGACCAAGGGATTTGTTCATTATTACTAGAGCAGACTATAAAAGGTGTATTGAccaaagaggaaaagggaaattaGTAAACATGTGAGGTCTGAAGTGTCATGCAAAGGAAGTAGGTATTTCAGGACACTGGGAAATGTACTGAACAGTTTTATGCAGGAGGTTATAATCTGATACCTGCTTTAGAAACAACATTCAGCCATTACTGGTTACCGAGCCTAGATAGGCAGCTGTTTCATAATCCAGGAGAGAAGGGATGGTGGTCTGAATTAAGGCATtgagaagataaaaatatgaGCTATTAAAGAGAGTTTACAAAAATTGCTGAAGTGGTTAAGGGCATAGACTCTGTAGCCAGACTCTCTGggctcaaattcttttttttttttttctttttagagacagggtctcactgttttgcctaggttagtctcaaactcttgtgctcaagtgatcctcccacctcagcctcccaaagtgctgggattacaggcgtgagccaccacacccggccagggttgttttgttttgttttttgagacagggtctcgctctgccaaccaggctggagcagtgacacaatcatagctcactgcaaactcaacctcccgggctccggtggttatcctacctcagcctcctgagtagctgggactacaggcatataccacccagtcagctaattgtttgtatttttaatagaaacagggttttgccatattgcctaggctggtctcaaactcctgggctaaagcaatctgtctgccttggaggccgaggcgggtggatcacctgaggtcaggagttaaagaccagcctggccaacatggtgaaaccccctctctactaaaaatagaaaaattagccaggcacggtggcagacggctgtaatcccagctactcaggaggctgaggcaggagaattgcttgaacccaggaggcggaggttgcagtgagctgagattgctccattgcactccagcctgtgccacagagcgagactctgtctcaaaaaaacaaaaacaaaaaccaacaacccTGATACTTAAATTAGATGTGATGGGTAAGGGAGGGGAAATGAAAAATGACTTCTGGTTTTCAAGCTCAGGCAACTGGGTGAATATGATGCCTTACTTTGAAGTAGAAAATGAGAGAGGTTTTTGGGGTGGGGAATAAGTTCATTTTCTGGAAAAGTTGCATTCAAGGTGCTGGTGAGGCATATATGTAGACATGCTAGCTGTGGTATGTTCACTCCCTCAGGAAAGGGATCTAGGCAGAGGTATGGATCTGGGAATCATCAGCAAGCCTTTTGTAATTAAAGCCATGGAAGAAACGAAGTGAGATTACCTGGGAAGTGCCCATTAAATGAGAAGGGGGCTCAGAACAGATGGCTAGAGCACAGCAGATAGTCCACCTCCATAGCTCTTTCTGTTAGACCACAAGTTGCTTCTATAAAAGTTTTTGAAGTCTTGTGTGagtcaataaaattaaattcagcaAGAATGATGATCCTCTATTTTGTGTCAGGCACTGAATATATCTCAGTGAGAAAGACAGATATGGTCCCCgtcctcacagagttacagcctagTGAAGGAGATGGATAATTACAATACAGATAGCTAAGTGCCATGATAGCTACAGAGTACCTCTGCCCAGGAACACCTAACTCAGACTTGTGGTGGGGTGaaggaaggcttttttttttttttgagtcacggtatcactgtgttgcccaggctagtctcaaagtcctggactcaagcaatcttcctgcctcagcctccctagtagttgggattacaagcatgtggcACTGCACTCAGCCCCAGGAGGCTTTCTGAAGGAAGTGATGACAAAGGTAGATTTTGAGAATAAAGAAACAAGTTAgcgggctggacacagtggttcacgaggtctgtgattccagcactctgggaggccgaggcaggtggatcacctgaggtcaggagttcgggaccagcctgaccaacaaggtgaaaccccgtctctactaaaaatacaaaaattagccaggtgtggtggcatgtgcttgtaatcccagctactcgggaggctgaggcagtgagctgatactgcaccactgcactccagcctgggtgactgagagagagtatcttaaaaaaaaaagttagctaggcaaaAGGTAATGGCAGAAGCTTCCAggcaggcagaagaatcattttcttttacttgaagTCCCAtggaaggaaataagagaagggGCAGTACATTTGTGTAGTAATGTCTGTGCTTACCCCATGAACATGCCAGTCTACCTGAGATAACAAAAGAATTTGGGTTTCCCTTCAGGTGAGGCAGTTCCAGCTCACTGCTGCATCCTGTCAGCTTACAGCCCCTTCTTCACAGAGCGCCTGGAGCGGGAGAGGCCAGCTCAGGGTCGGAAGGTGGTGCTCGAGCTGGGCGGCCTGAAGATCAGCACACTTAGGAAGCTGGTGGACTTCCTGTATACCTCAGAAATGGAAGTATCTCAAGAAGAAGCCCAGGATGTGCTATCTGCTGCCCGTCAGCTCCGTGTGTCTGAGCTGGAATCCCTTCAGCTTGAGGGTGGAAAGTTGGTGAAGGCCCCACAGGGCCGAAGACTGAACCGAGAGTGCTTACAACCAACAAGTGCTGCACCAATCTCTGCCAGAGTGGTGACACCCAGCCACCACCCTCACACCCCACTGCCTGCTACTCGGACTCCTTGTCCTCTTGGGGCAATAAGATTGAAGTCcttggggaaggaagaggggcCTCAGGAGAACAACCGACAGAATGCAGACAATCTGTCTGGCACTCTTCTGCTCAAGAGGAAGGCCAGAGCCTGCCCAACTCTGCAAGAAAAAAGCTCTTCACCATCAAGCCATAGTCAAGGGCCTAGAGAGAACAAGAATGACACTGCCCTTGATCCTACAGTGCTCTCCCCACCCAGCTTGTACCCCTCTGTGGACAAACACCTGTTGCCCAGAAAGATCAGGCTCAGTCGCTCAAAGCCATCTCCTGATATCTGTACATCAAAGCCTTCCAGCATTTTAAGTGGACCTAGCTCAGTACCTGCAACCCCTGGCCGGCGTCTTTGGCGGCAGAGGAGTGTAAATAAAGAAGCACCAGAGGACAAGCTAAAACCAGGGAGAGCTAGTCCTCTACAGACCACCCCAGGCCCATCTGGTCTGGGAAAGACAGGTGGGAGCAAGAAGCGGAGCCCTGAAGTCAGGGCACCTAACTCAGAATCTGCAGAGGAGGGGCAGGTTGGGAGAGTTAAACTTAGGAAGATTGTCAATGGGACTTGCTGGGAAGTGGTGCAAGAACCTCCCCTCAAAAACTCTCAAGATAGCCCCCAGATCCCAGATCCTGGAGGAGACTTCCGAGAGCCTTCAGGAACTCAGCCATTCTCCAGTAATGAGCAGGAAATGTCATCTACTAGAATAGAACTGTGTCAGGACTCCCCGGTGTGCACTAGGCTACAAGACATTCTGGTCTCTGCTAGCCACTCCCCAGACCACCCGGTGGTGAAGTCAGAGTTTGGGTCCAGTCCAGAACTGGTAGAGAAGGAACCTATGTTGGCTATTGACTGCAGAGAACCCTATGCATTTGACACAGCCTTGCTGGAGCAACCCTGTGAGGCTGAGGAGTACCGAATCACAAGTGCTGCTGCCACCAGTGAGCTGGAGGAGATCCTGGACT
The sequence above is a segment of the Theropithecus gelada isolate Dixy chromosome 14, Tgel_1.0, whole genome shotgun sequence genome. Coding sequences within it:
- the BTBD18 gene encoding BTB/POZ domain-containing protein 18 isoform X2, whose product is MFTQLIYYYLSRSKFPCHFKDKKQIRYNHASEMYYFTYRSLICENLGLLRLCNMCSPASPKILYRNPRFLRLAFLQLHHQQQSDVFCDVLLQAEGEAVPAHCCILSAYSPFFTERLERERPAQGRKVVLELGGLKISTLRKLVDFLYTSEMEVSQEEAQDVLSAARQLRVSELESLQLEGGKLVKAPQGRRLNRECLQPTSAAPISARVVTPSHHPHTPLPATRTPCPLGAIRLKSLGKEEGPQENNRQNADNLSGTLLLKRKARACPTLQEKSSSPSSHSQGPRENKNDTALDPTVLSPPSLYPSVDKHLLPRKIRLSRSKPSPDICTSKPSSILSGPSSVPATPGRRLWRQRSVNKEAPEDKLKPGRASPLQTTPGPSGLGKTGGSKKRSPEVRAPNSESAEEGQVGRVKLRKIVNGTCWEVVQEPPLKNSQDSPQIPDPGGDFREPSGTQPFSSNEQEMSSTRIELCQDSPVCTRLQDILVSASHSPDHPVVKSEFGSSPELVEKEPMLAIDCREPYAFDTALLEQPCEAEEYRITSAAATSELEEILDFMLCGSDIEPPIGSLESPGAEGCRTPTYHLTETGKNWMEGEEWCLPDMELWPRELAELEKEPAGENKEPAELLSPLVMPSEVSGEVLSVGGPWTPDLEITSSQPLDGQEDKLLHVSSLDIPQRSYGDLSPPCSNWVETGLEVSLTTDELLYPSPKAGKEVSGHSELLGSLPASSEEEEIDVVDWTAEGRLVPTSVPSVWPDPSSESETEVDILT
- the BTBD18 gene encoding BTB/POZ domain-containing protein 18 isoform X1, yielding MCSPASPKILYRNPRFLRLAFLQLHHQQQSDVFCDVLLQAEGEAVPAHCCILSAYSPFFTERLERERPAQGRKVVLELGGLKISTLRKLVDFLYTSEMEVSQEEAQDVLSAARQLRVSELESLQLEGGKLVKAPQGRRLNRECLQPTSAAPISARVVTPSHHPHTPLPATRTPCPLGAIRLKSLGKEEGPQENNRQNADNLSGTLLLKRKARACPTLQEKSSSPSSHSQGPRENKNDTALDPTVLSPPSLYPSVDKHLLPRKIRLSRSKPSPDICTSKPSSILSGPSSVPATPGRRLWRQRSVNKEAPEDKLKPGRASPLQTTPGPSGLGKTGGSKKRSPEVRAPNSESAEEGQVGRVKLRKIVNGTCWEVVQEPPLKNSQDSPQIPDPGGDFREPSGTQPFSSNEQEMSSTRIELCQDSPVCTRLQDILVSASHSPDHPVVKSEFGSSPELVEKEPMLAIDCREPYAFDTALLEQPCEAEEYRITSAAATSELEEILDFMLCGSDIEPPIGSLESPGAEGCRTPTYHLTETGKNWMEGEEWCLPDMELWPRELAELEKEPAGENKEPAELLSPLVMPSEVSGEVLSVGGPWTPDLEITSSQPLDGQEDKLLHVSSLDIPQRSYGDLSPPCSNWVETGLEVSLTTDELLYPSPKAGKEVSGHSELLGSLPASSEEEEIDVVDWTAEGRLVPTSVPSVWPDPSSESETEVDILT